A single region of the Penaeus monodon isolate SGIC_2016 chromosome 18, NSTDA_Pmon_1, whole genome shotgun sequence genome encodes:
- the LOC119584815 gene encoding mucin-5AC-like, with amino-acid sequence MRHLVTASLLLLAAAGGLMGVRGRPQDMSAEDTHKRYILADPPRREHHYHYYHHQANPTLTDPRVFRLNRGTLTCGEEAQAEAQAEAQAEGLPNVVPISRGRRRQGLSFPKRVETDSFRARPATKTAADRTGDRFPPPITAQTRTKDKNKNKQSQFSEGGHGDDLELKNTRGLGLVRDLPSQTKKRDKTHNRNRQDTEADADAGRDTDADANRDTDADTDRNRDTAADYETTNSDASTSEYFEDLEYQESDLFYDYLYSEYLDEGVDSDTQTGPSRGQTGPPDSQDEDEGSRQDGEDGEVDPETDSAWCFAIFWTFRFDTAFREHKASNDIGIRDTKLPIALVLVTQSFKGHSSTSESVVGSAPLPFPDRSFSRRTPTHKRRPPQRHNLRVHSFQSTFPFESEVRGEGYHSTIRFDPFGSSLPPQSSHYPKSQTYGNWGTTRRPRPVASAEVPPPVPIPAAYASAEAYSSGESLGRLPLAPTEFPRPFPDPSIRASVQSSGYPRPPPARPFLNPGNLAGLLEGGSLGEARAPISAPADLATAPLSPSAAREVASARPAPADVDIDYPSVANVFDERPSQPRGDQIAANEGSNEPQHEAPGHNEAGNEPQHEAPGHNEAGNEPQHEAPGHNEAGNEPQHEAPDHTEADHNSSAGIAPQASIEVAVSTPPPPPADAEDQGQNPDPSQESLADDPLTPEGSRVDAAHDYDPDYYDNLYDEFMDMYYDQTGTDGGEGPSSAPAPPEGHEDQPGRSIPSTTTSSSTNPPTTTSTTTPTTTTSTEPPTTTTTTTTTTEPPTTTTTSTTTPPPTTTTTTTTTTTTTTTTTTTTPPPTTTTTTTTPATTTTARTTPTSKNAAVARGGTPISLSEILQGMGMVLPQFLVALTGEGMSLKEFTARLQARGLTQREFSSVKGSIQDLLAMLKEGDSEEAEEERTESTTTTSTTTTTTTTPATTSATTPATTSATSTTTTTARPTTTRPTAPPRPPKIFGFLPGGRQSFEGARKPGSSSAGEGAGRGAGAGVQASEEGATETPAGAGADEGQSPIPIKVDLAAIMKDKGLSASDILHDLGSIFSLTDSGPPKGGAAKDKASPPEEGRGHADEQGGDGAEPRPRPYTTPETPVSLRPYRTSAESGRRPPRPYRPLGHEGGRSGDNYRRILTNRFQTTERTTLRPPYVPPPYNPESDLSSLLEVLHNSGTNTEDGSLSFGLSRAGDSASYGDEHRSRPLEDDYFPLYDDDPNSLNMSTKSAIMAASILGGVAMCVFLAILVVVMYRGRARNRRVPLALPSDASSSSTPPIYSTRMSVGKGAYKSAGFWGTLKKRFDPYSLSSTPTTMS; translated from the exons ATGAGGCATCTAGTCACAGCATCCCTGTTGCTCCTGGCGGCCGCGGGAGGGCTTATGGGCGTGCGTGGGCGTCCTCAGGATATGAGCGCGGAGGACACCCACAAGAGATACATCTTGGCGGATCCACCCAGGCGAGAG CACCATtaccactattaccatcatcaggcCAATCCCACGCTCACTGACCCCCGTGTTTTCAGGCTGAACAGAGGAACTTTAACCTGTGGGGAGGAGGCGCAGGCGGAGGCGCAGGCGGAGGCGCAGGCGGAGGGTCTGCCGAACGTCGTCCCAATCTCCCGTGGCAGACGTCGCCAAG GACTCTCGTTCCCCAAGAGAGTCGAGACCGATTCCTTTCGCGCCAGACCAGCGACCAAGACCGCGGCCGATCGGACGGGGGACCGCTTCCCTCCCCCGATAACGGCACAGACCAGgaccaaagacaaaaacaagaataaacaaaGTCAGTTCTCAGAGGGTGGACACGGCGACGATTTAGAACTCAAGAACACTAGGGGACTTGGACTCGTAAGGGACTTGCCTTCACAGACGAAGAAACGTGACAAAACGCACAACAGGAACAGACAAGACACAGAAGCTGACGCAGACGCAGGCAGAGACACAGACGCAGACgcaaacagagacacagacgcagacacagacagaaacagagacacagcTGCAGACTACGAAACGACCAACAGTGACGCCAGCACTTCCGAATACTTCGAGGATCTTGAGTACCAAGAATCCGACCTGTTTTACGACTACCTCTATTCCGAGTACCTGGACGAAGGCGTCGACTCAGACACTCAGACAGGTCCTAGCAGAGGCCAGACAGGTCCTCCGGACTCtcaagacgaagacgaaggaagTCGCCAAGACGGGGAAGACGGGGAGGTAGACccagagacagacag TGCATGGTGCTTCGCTATATTTTGGACATTCCGTTTTGATACTGCATTTCGCGAACACAAAGCTTCAAATGACATTGGTATTCGTGACACAAAACTCCCAATAGCATTGGTTTTAGTGACTCAAAGCTTCAAAGGACACTC CTCGACGTCTGAGAGCGTAGTAGGATCCGCTCCATTGCCCTTCCCTGACCGCTCCTTCTCCCGCAGGACCCCGACTCACAAGCGGCGCCCCCCGCAGCGGCACAACCTGCGGGTGCACTCCTTCCAGAGCACCTTCCCCTTCGAGTCGGAGGTGCGCGGCGAGGGCTACCACTCCACCATCCGCTTCGACCCCTTCGGCAGCTCCTTGCCCCCGCAGAGCAGCCACTACCCGAAGAGCCAGACGTACGGCAACTGGGGGACGACGCGGCGCCCGAGACCCGTGGCGTCGGCGGAGGTGCCTCCTCCGGTCCCCATCCCCGCGGCCTACGCCAGCGCCGAAGCCTACAGCAGCGGCGAGAGCTTGGGTCGTCTGCCGCTGGCGCCGACGGAGTTCCCGAGGCCCTTCCCTGACCCCTCGATCCGGGCGTCGGTTCAGAGCTCCGGGTACCCGAGGCCGCCGCCCGCGCGCCCTTTCCTCAACCCGGGCAACCTAGCGGGGCTCCTGGAGGGGGGCAGCTTGGGGGAGGCCAGAGCCCCGATCTCGGCGCCGGCCGATCTCGCCACCGCGCCCCTGTCGCCGTCCGCGGCCAGGGAGGTCGCCTCGGCTCGTCCCGCGCCCGCAGACGTCGACATCGACTACCCCAGCGTTGCCAACGTGTTCGACGAGCGGCCGAGCCAACCTCGCGGCGATCAAATTGCCGCGAACGAAGGCAGTAACGAACCCCAGCACGAAGCTCCGGGTCACAACGAAGCCGGTAACGAACCCCAGCACGAAGCTCCGGGTCACAACGAAGCCGGTAACGAACCCCAGCACGAAGCTCCGGGTCACAACGAAGCCGGTAACGAACCCCAGCACGAAGCTCCGGATCACACCGAAGCCGACCACAACTCTTCGGCCGGAATTGCACCCCAAGCGTCAATTGAGGTTGCCGTTtcgaccccgcccccccctcctgccgACGCCGAAGACCAGGGACAGAACCCCGACCCGTCGCAGGAGTCCCTCGCAGACGATCCTCTCACTCCCGAAGGATCCAGGGTCGACGCAGCACACGACTACGATCCCGATTACTACGACAACTTGTACGACGAGTTCATGGACATGTACTACGACCAGACGGGGACTGACGGAGGCGAGGGGCCGAGCAGCGCCCCCGCTCCTCCCGAAGGCCACGAGGACCAGCCGGGCCGCAGTATACCGTCGACCACAACTTCTTCAAGTACAAATCCACCTACGACAACATCCACGACTACACCAACAACTACCACGTCAACCGAGCCTCCCACGACTACGactacaacaacaaccacaacagagCCTCCCACAACGACCACAACATCTACAACGACACCGCCGCCTAcgaccaccactactactactactacaacgacCACGACTACAactaccaccacaacaacacccccgcCCACGACTACCACCACAACCACGACTCCTGCAACGACAACAACCGCAAGAACGACTCCCACGAGCAAGAACGCAG CTGTGGCAAGAGGCGGCACTCCCATCAGCCTCTCGGAGATCCTGCAAGGCATGGGCATGGTCCTCCCTCAGTTCCTGGTGGCGCTGACGGGCGAGGGCATGTCCCTGAAGGAGTTCACGGCGCGTCTGCAGGCCCGGGGACTGACGCAGAGGGAATTTAGCAGCGTCAAGGGGAGCATCCAGGACCTCCTTGCAATGCTGAAAGAAGGTGACAGCGAAGAGGCTGAGGAGGAGCGGACTGAGAGCACGACCACCACGAGCACAACGACGACGACCACCACGACCCCTGCCACGACGTCTGCCACGACCCCTGCCACGACGTCTGCCACTTCCACGACCACCACGACCGCCAGGCCGACGACGACCCGCCCGACCGCGCCACCTCGTCCGCCCAAGATTTTTGGCTTCCTGCCCGGCGGGAGACAGTCCTTCGAGGGCGCGAGGAAGCCGGGGAGCTCGTCCgctggggagggggcggggcggggcgcggGCGCGGGCGTGCAGGCGAGCGAGGAAGGGGCCACGGAGACGCCTGCGGGTGCGGGCGCGGACGAAGGCCAGAGCCCCATCCCGATAAAGGTGGACCTCGCGGCCATCATGAAGGACAAGGGCCTCTCCGCGTCCGACATCCTGCACGACCTCGGCTCCATCTTCAGCCTGACGGACAGCGGCCCCCCCAAGGGCGGCGCCGCGAAGGACAAGGCGAGCCCgcccgaggaggggaggggccacGCCGACGAGCAGGGAGGCGACGGGGCCGAGCCGCGGCCGCGCCCCTACACCACCCCCGAGACGCCCGTGTCCCTCCGCCCGTACCGCACCTCCGCGGAGTCCGGAAGGCGTCCCCCGCGGCCCTACAGACCCCTGGGGCACGAGGGCGGCCGTAGCGGCGACAACTACCGTAGGATCCTGACGAACCGCTTCCAGACGACCGAGCGCACGACCCTGCGGCCGCCGTACGTGCCCCCGCCGTACAACCCCGAGAGCGACCTGTCCTCGCTGCTCGAGGTCCTCCACAACTCCGGCACCAACACCGAGGACGGCAGCCTCTCCTTCGGACTCTCGCGCGCCGGCGACAGCGCCTCCTACGGCGACGAGCACCGGTCGCGGCCCCTGGAGGACGACTACTTCCCCCTCTACGACGACGACCCCAACTCCCTCAACATGTCCACCAAGAGCGCCATCATGGCCGCGTCCATCCTCGGCGGCGTGGCCATGTGCGTGTTCCTGGCCATCCTGGTGGTGGTGATGTACCGCGGGCGCGCCAGGAACCGCCGCGTGCCCCTCGCCCTGCCCAGCGACGCCTCCTCGTCCTCCACGCCGCCCATCTACTCCACGAGGATGAGCGTGGGCAAGGGCGCCTACAAGTCCGCCGGCTTCTGGGGGACGCTCAAGAAGAGGTTCGACCCCTACTCCCTCAGCTCCACGCCCACCACCATGTCCTGA